The DNA region GCCGCCGTGCTTGCTGCTCATGTGTTTTGTGATGATGGGCTTGAGGATTTGAGGATTGAGTGGCTGATGTGACGATCAGAAGGAGGGAAAGAACTACGATGAACGATACAAGAATTCTGCTGCTGCGTGGGAAGCTACTACAAGCAAGAGCGCTCTTCATTATTGTGAAGTCGGTGAATTTTTTGGAGGAGAGGATTTTAcgttggtgtgtgtgtgtgtgtgtgtgtatatatatttcaaatcttTGATTATAGTTTAGTCGAATGGATAGAAGACTCGAAGGGATATCATTCATTTGATACGTAAAAATGAAATCAAATCAGGTCAAATATTTCGATCTAAATGTAATCTAAATTATtgtatttttcgaaaaaataagattgaaatttcaaatttgtttGGATATATAGTGGGTTAGGGGTGGTTGGGTGGGGATTATTATGATTTAGAATTGACTTGTGATTAAGATAGAGAGGCAATATTTTAAGCTAAACACTATTTCACTTGCCAAGGGTTAGAGGGTCTATGAGAATGACTACATGTACAAgtgtttgatattatatttttcaggtcaaaaacttgtgttagatggtttcacgagtcgtattttatgagactgatatcttatttgagtcattcatgaaaaaaatattactttttatgttaagaatattacttttaattgtgaatatcggtatgattgacccgtctcacagataaaaattcgtgagatcgtctcataaaaGACCTACTAATTTTTTAGAATATAAGTATGATATTGTTCAGATTATGAAGATATAATGTAATTATCCGTGTTAGAGGGTCTACGAGGATGACTACATGTGCATGTGTTTGATGTTATGTTTTTCTAAAGATATAATGTGATTGTCCTTACTATTGATGAGACTTGATATTTGTTTATTTGGGCAAAGAAAATACAAAGAAACAACTAAATCTATTTCAATAAATTAGAAAAAATACCTGTAATAAGTGAGACTCAAACCTGAAACCAACAACTCTCAAACATCAACCTTAACCATTAGGCGAAAACATCGTTGGCATTTCTCAATCCTtgatttaaacataaaaattttaaatttttaaaaaacaactAAATATTATtctacttaaaatatttattttaattaaattattaaaataatctttagaGTTTTTTTaatctataatttttttattgaaaaatatttaacaaaaaaattattgattttaaacataatttttttaatttttaaaaaacaacgAAATATTATtctacttaaaatatttattttaattaaattattaaaaaataatcattagaGTTTTTTTAAtctctaatttttttattgaaaaatatttaaccaaaaaattattgattttaaacataatttttttaaattttaaaaaacaacgAAATATTATtctacttaaaatattttttttaattaaagtaTTAAAAAATAGTCTTTAGAGTTTTTTTAatctctaatatttttattgaaaaatatttaagaaaaaaaatatcgtacacaaaaaacttattttatatCCACATGCAGAGAGGCTGATTGTCTTATCCGACTAAactaaaaaaattcaagaatatGATCAAAGGTACAAGTAAGATCACAAAGATCCAAAACAAAATTAGCCAATTTGTCCAAATTTCTTATCTTATTTTGCTCCTTTTTTCCTATCCCTTAATTATAATCAAATTATTGGATTTATTTCCAGATGAAAGCTATTTTTGGTTGACCCTTTATATATTATAGGAAAATTCTTATATTTAAAGTGTAGTAAATTCAACAAAGTAAACTCAAGATAAGAAAAttacagataaaaatttataaatcccCACCAAATGGCATTCCAAGAGTTTTGTTTCCTTGTTTTGATTGACAAACCATGCACGTTTAtatatgcaattaaatcaagtAATCAAAAGTCCAttccttttttcttttctttttgaaagaaaaatgccATTCTTTCATACTACTTCATTCTTCAAAGGACTCCAATTTTTGTCCACAAAACCATGTCTTCCACCATATAAAATTTTCCCAATCACATAACCAATTAGAACCAAAAATAGAATACTTGAACTTAAATCAGCATGCCATGAGAAACTAATGAACTCTGACCACCGCCCCATCGCCGTCTCTCCGCCGCTACTCCTCACTACTTCACCTGGTGGTGCAGCTATCTCCACCGCGTCGTGCACCTCTCCATCGTGATTCCCCACATAATAAAGCCCGAGTTTCTCCCTCGTAGCCACGAGCCTAGTGTACCCAAACTCACCACTTCGATACAAAGATCGTACGGGTTGTGGAAAAATGGGGTCATCGGGATGACCCACCCTTGTTTCCCACAATGGCTGCGAGTCCTGCCCTGCCATCCCAATCACAACATGCACCGGAAACGCAAGCCATTCAGCGCCCTTATTTTTGTCCAACTCCCcacaagaaaaattatttaGAGGACAAAACCTTTCATATCTGTGAACATGACCCCATAACACGAGACTAACCTTATTCTTCACAAAAAGTGGCTCCAAATGCTCGATCATCCTGGCCCTCAAACCCGCTTCTCTGTTTTTATTAGCTGTTGTGTACATTGGCCTATGCCCTTGTACCACCACAAAAGGAGTCTTTCTCCTATCAGTCGTACCCAAATCGCGCTTCAAGAACTCATACTGCTTACTCCCTGGTAAGAAGTTTGTCTCAGTAGATAGATACACGAAATGGACCACTCCCATGTCGAATGAATAATACAGATTTCGGGTATCAGGGGCCCTCATTCCGGTTAGTTCTGAATCATTTCCAGGCATGTTAAAGCGAAGACTGTAAGGCACTCCACATTCCCCTCCACTGTCTTTCTTGTATACCGAACTAGCCCATTTTGGTTTCCACGGCTGCAGAGGCCAGTTGTATTCGTGATTGCCAATGCAAACGTGGTACGGGACTCTAGAGGCAATAGGCTCGATTTGAGTGAAGAAAGTGTCCCATAACCAAGAATAGCCTCTGGCATAGCTGATATCTCCAATGTGCGAGATCATCATGGGCTTATTACCAAAGGATTCAATGTCACGTTTTATCCATCTGATCGTGGACAAGCTCTCTCCTTGTGTTCGATCAAAGGTTTTGTATGGTGCCGCTGTTCCCATATCGCCTAAC from Primulina tabacum isolate GXHZ01 chromosome 14, ASM2559414v2, whole genome shotgun sequence includes:
- the LOC142525525 gene encoding putative inactive purple acid phosphatase 2 produces the protein MITPTAFLFVYFFCLLFYVSHGSVSISVSHKLLSKSGDPITIRWSGVDSPSKLDWLGIYSPSNSSHENFIGYIFLSTSMGWRSGSGSLTFPVVNLRSKYQFRIFHWTKSEVDPTRLDNDHNPLPGTKKLLAESEEIEFEPGRGPEQVHLSLTGKDGEMRVMFVTHDGEESFVRYGLTRREMGRVVGTRVSRYEREDMCDSPANESVGWRDPGFIHDGVMINLEIGKRYYYQVGSDPGGWSVKFSFISQNLDSDETVAFMLGDMGTAAPYKTFDRTQGESLSTIRWIKRDIESFGNKPMMISHIGDISYARGYSWLWDTFFTQIEPIASRVPYHVCIGNHEYNWPLQPWKPKWASSVYKKDSGGECGVPYSLRFNMPGNDSELTGMRAPDTRNLYYSFDMGVVHFVYLSTETNFLPGSKQYEFLKRDLGTTDRRKTPFVVVQGHRPMYTTANKNREAGLRARMIEHLEPLFVKNKVSLVLWGHVHRYERFCPLNNFSCGELDKNKGAEWLAFPVHVVIGMAGQDSQPLWETRVGHPDDPIFPQPVRSLYRSGEFGYTRLVATREKLGLYYVGNHDGEVHDAVEIAAPPGEVVRSSGGETAMGRWSEFISFSWHADLSSSILFLVLIGYVIGKILYGGRHGFVDKNWSPLKNEVV